The genomic stretch AGATTTAATGGAAGCAATGCAAAAGCATCCATAATTAACAGTATTAAAAATGGTTCAAAAGGTAAATATCCTAACTTTACAAATAGTGTTATGCCTCCTTTCCCAAATATCTCTGATGATGAACTTAATACGTTAGCAGATTGGATTCTCTCTCAAGCAGGAAGAAGAGGACAAGGTCAAGGTATGGGACGCGGACAAGGCGGTGGAAGAGGAATGAGCTACTAATTACTTACTGCTATTTCAATTAACCCAATCTTGCTATATTTTTTAAAAGCTGATTGGGTTTTCTTATAAAAACTATCTTACCTGTTACATTTTATATTTTATCCACTTTGCAAAAATAAAGCTTTTGACAATATTTTACTACTTTGCAAAAATGTTATAATCATTTAGATTTTGAAAGAATATGGTTTTAATTTAAAAGATAAAAAGGAAATAGATGACTATACTATTTGCTCCAAGCGAAGGTAAAAAATCTGGTGGTACACTTCCACCTATTGACAAAGATGCATTCTGTTTTCCAAACCTTTACTCATATAGAGAGGAAGTCATAAAAAAATATAACAACTTTTTACACAATGCTTCCAATGAAGAGCTAAAAAAACTTTTTGGAGTAAAAGATGAAAAATTAATTGAACACTACAAAACAGACATCTTTGCTCTAAATAGTATAAAAGCTGTTGAACGATATGACGGTGTAGCTTACAGCTATTTAGGTTATGAAAATCTTTCAGAAAAGGCAAAACAATACATTGATAATAATCTTATTATATTTTCAAATCTATTTGGTCCTATTTGTGCGAAAGATAGAGTTCCTGAATATAAATTGAAACAGGCAGAGAAGATTGGTGAGTTTGCACCTGAAAAGTTTTATAAAGAGCATTTTAGCAGTGAATTAGATCTATATCTTGAAAAAAATGGTCCTATTGTCGATCTTCGTGCAGGATTTTATGATAAATTTTACAAAATAAAAGCCCCATATATAACAATGAAGTTTTTAAAAAATGGAAAAACAGTAAGCCACTGGGCTAAAGCTTATCGTGGGATCATTTTAAAAGAGATGGCAAAATACTCAATAATGGATGAACATAGTCTACTTGCTATGGATATAGAGAATCTATCTATTGTTGAGATAAAAGAGATCAAAAACAAAAAAGAGATTGTTTACGAAATTTTATCTTAAAGGGAAGAAGAGTGAATCTAGAGCAAAACAGTGAACATTCTATTGATTTTTGTATGCTTGATTACAAGTGTAGCTATCTTCCAGATCAAAATACTAGAATGTACTACAGATATATGCGTCAAGCAAGTAAGGAGCTTGTAACTGCTTTAATCAAACGTGGCTGGAGACGCTTTGGATGCTACTTTTTTCATCCTATATGTGCTAAATGCAATGAGTGTAAAAGCCTGCGAATAGATGCAGAAAATTTCAAACTAAGCAGATCACAAAAGCGTGTTATTAAAAAAAATAGTGATACCTATATATACATTAGAAAACCTGGAATGACAAAGGAGCATTTGGATCTATATGATCGATTTCACAAATATAAAAGTGAAATAAGTGATTGGAAATATACACCTATTAACTCTCAGCACTATTATGAAAACTTTGTTGACGGCTCTCACAACTATGGAAAAGAGGTTTTATATTTCATAGATGATAAACTGGTTGGGGTTGATCTTATAGATATAGTTGATGATGGAATCAGCTCTATCTACTTCTATTATGATCCTGAATATAGTAAATATTCACTTGGGACTTACTCTCTTTTGATGCAGATAGAGATTGCTAAAAGACTTAGATTAAAATGGATCTATTTGGGATACTGGGTAGATGGGTGTAAATCATTCGCTTATAAAATGAATTTTAAACCTATGCAGATTTTAGATGGGTTTCCGACTCTTTCACAAGAGCCGGAGTGGAGAGAAATTTAACCTAACAATGCTTTTACGCGCTCAACAACATTAGGAATAGTAAAGCCGAAGTGTTCAAACAAGTCACCGGCTTTACCGCTTGCTCCAAAACTGTTCATACAAAGAACATCATCAGCAAAGCGATACCACTCATTACCTGCAGCTGCTTCGATAGCAAGAACTTTTGTATTTGGATCGATTACTGCATCTATATACTCAGCTCCTTGCTCAACAAATAGTTCATAACAAGGCACAGAAACTACATTAGCCATAATGCCCTGCTCTTCCAAGTGGCACCCAGCCTGAAGAGCCAACATCACTTCAGAACCTGTTGCAATGAGAGTTATCGTTGCATTCTCTCTCTTCTTAATTAGATAACCGCCTTTTTCAGCACTACCAAAAGCAATATCATCCTCTCCTTTAAGGACTTTTAGTTTTTGCCGACTGCAAACAAAAGCAGATGGTGCTTTAAGTTTAAGAGCTGCTTTCCAACAAGCAACATTTTCAGTAGCATCTGCAGGTCTGAATGTATAAAACCCTGGTAATGCTCTAAACTGACTTAAATGCTCTATTGGCTGATGTGTTGGTCCATCTTCACCAACACCAATACTGTCGTGCGTCCATACAAAGAAGTGCTGTAAACCACTTAATGCTGCAATACGAGCAGATGGTTTAAGATAGTCACTGAACACAAAGAATGTAGCACTAAAAGGTAGTAGCGGACCATACGCTGCAATACCGTTAGTGATAGCTGCCATTGCGTGTTCTCGGATACCAAAGTGGATATTTTTACCTTTAGGAAAATCTCCCATACCTTTTAGTTCTGTTTTATTAGATGGAGCAAGGTCTGCACTTCCACCAAGGAAACCTGGTATAGCTTTAGCTATTGCATTTAGAATTTTCCCATTACTGTCTCTTGTTGCCACTTCGCTTCCAGCTTCAAACTCAGGCCACTCAATAGCATCAAAATCAGGATTAAGAAGTCTCTCTAATGCTTCATTTTGTTCAATATATGGTGCTTGTTTTAACAGATGGTTCCACTCTTTTTCAGCCAATTCACCCTCTTCAACTGCACATCTGAAACGAACAAGTACATCATCTGGTATATAGAACTTCTTATCAGGATCAAAACCAGCCTCTTTTTTAGCTCTTGCAATCAAATCTTCACCAAGAGGTGCACCGTGACTGTTGTGATCACCCTCCATTTCACAAGCACCTTTTGCAATGACTGTATCTGCAATAATAAGTACCGGTTTATCTGCCTTTTTAGCTTTCTCAATAGCTTCATCTATCTTGGTATAATCGTGTCCATCTACCTCTAAAACTTCCCATCCTTGAGCCTCAAAACGAAGTTTTACATCTTCACTCCAAGCAAGTGAAGTATCTCCTTCAATGGTAATATTGTTAGAGTCATAAATCATAATCAAATTATCAAGCTTTAAATGACCGGCAATTGAGCAAGCTTCATAACTGATCCCCTCTTGCAAATCACCGTCGCCGCATAGACAGTAGACATTATGATCAATAATTTTTGCTGTTTCAGAGTTTACAAGGTTTGCACAATATTTGCTTGCCATTGCAAACCCTACTGCATTCGCAACCCCTTGCCCCAATGGACCAGTAGTTATCTCTACTCCAGGAGTATGTCCATACTCAGGGTGACCTGGAGTTTTACTTCCTAACTGTCTAAACTGCTTTAAATCATCTAAAGAGATGTCATATCCCCAAAGATGAAGCAGCGAATATATTAAACCTGTAGCATGTCCTCCACTGAAAACCAGACGATCACGATTGATCCATTTTGGATTTTTTGGATTATGTTTAAGATGCTTGGAAAGCACTACAGCTACATCAGCCAATCCCATAGGTGCACCTGGGTGTCCGCTATTTGCATTTTGTACCATATCAGCAGCAAGAAAGCGAATTGTATTTGTCATTTTTTTCATCATTTGATTATCCATGTGCATTTTATCCTTTATGTCGGTTAAGATATTGATTTAAAATCGGTTCTAGTTTGTCTTTAAGATGTAAATCGAAATTAGCCATCTGTTCTTTGATCTTTTCAGCTAAATTATCTGCTCTTTTCAGAGATCCTTCTAGCCCAAAATGATTAATATAGCTGTTTTTGTCTTCATCATTGCCAGTAGTTTTTCCTGCTTCGCAACTGCTTTGTGTAACATCTATAATGTCATCTTGAATCTGAAAAAGAAGACCAAGATCAAGCCCAAATTTAAAAAGCTCTTCTTGTTCTTTTTCATCAAGCCCTGCTATGATTGCACCCATTTTTAAACTTGCTGCTATTAAGCGACCTGTTTTATATTCATGCAAAAAGTCTATCTGTTCAGCAGCAAGTTTTTCTCCTTCAAAGTAGCAATCAATAGCTTGTCCAAGCACCATTCCACCAATTCCACCACTGTATGAAAGCTCTTTAATCAAAGCCACTTTTACATCATTATGCAAAGGTGCTGTTGCAATCATATAAAAAGCATGGGTGTTAAGTGCATCACCCACAAGTACTGCTGTTACTTCATCATACCTTTTATGAAGTGTCGGTTCACCACGACGCAAGTCTGCATCATCCATCACTGGCAGATCATCATGAATCAATGAATATGTATGTAACATTTCCAGAGCCATAGCAACAGGATATGCACTTTCACATATCATTGGTTCATATGCATCTACTACTGCCAGCAAAAGCTGAGGACGAAACCTTTTACCTCCGGCAAGAAGCATTGCTTTAAGTGCTTCATTAAATGTCGGATGAAAACTTGGTGCTTCCGGAAGATGTGTAGTCAAATAGCTTTCAAATTTCTGCATGACTGCCTTCTATAATATTTTGCGAATTATATCGAAGTTGTGGACAAAAAAAACTGAAAACCATCTCGTTCCCAAAGCATACTATTTGGCATACTTTTTTTAACTGCGTAATTAGACATAACTTTTTGAACATCAACCTGTTTGTAAACCAAACTTTCATCAATTTTTAAGAGTTTGTCTCCTTTTCGCAATCCACTTTTATATCCTGCTCCACTTTTGTCAATATTAGTAATTACAAGGTTTTTATCAAACCATATTCCCAAATGCTCTAAAAAAGTATCAGATACTTTGCCACCACCTACTCTTTTAAAACAGTTAACTCTATAACTTAAAAGTCTTTTATTTCTTTTTACCTCTATAAAAATCTTTCTACCAACTTTACAACTGTCAACTCTATCTCTAACCTGTTTTAGTGTAGGATTTTTTATTTTATTAATCTTTATAACTTTATCTCCAGGCAATAGAGGTGAGTTTACAAATGGATCAACTCTTTTTACTACTGTATATTTTTCATTAACTGAAAACCTTATACCAATATCACTATGTTTAGTATCTTTTTTTAGCAATTTTTTTATTGAAGTTACATCATACCACTCACCATTAATGTCAACTACTCCTGCAAGATGGCAGCATTCACCAAACAAAGCTCCCCGCTTTTTTACACTCTCCTTAATAAGACCAGGATAAATGGATGATGGATAAGAAAGAATTGTTACACTTTTTGGCTTATCAGACTGACAAAAAAAGAAATTTGTTCTATGTTTTGCTAAGTAGAAAGGTTTTTTTGTAGTATCTTGAAATAGACATAACCCTTTAAAACGATCATAAGCTATAATTTTTTTATTATTTGGGCACTTCAATGATATAAACCTATCTTTTGCCACAGCAAAAGTAGGATACCCATCTATTACTTTTAAACTTCCAGGGAAAAATCTCTTACACTCATTTGCAAAAATGAGTGTAGGGAATGAATATAAAAAAAAGATGAGAAGAAGCCAAATTTTCATTAGTTTTGGCTGTTGCCCCCTCCAGCAAAAGGGTTGAAGCCGCCGCCTAGCATACTTAAAGCAGCACTTTTTTTGTTATCTTCAACCATTTTAAAAAGATCATTAAGAGCTGATATGAGTAGAATCTGTAAACTTTCTTTATCTTCTAAAAGTGAGTCATCTATCTCAAGATCAATAACTTCACCCTTTCCATTGGCAGTGACCTTTATAAGACCACCGCCACTTTTAGCAGTAAGTTCAATTGATTCATTTTTTTCTTCAATCTCTTTAGCTTTTTTCTGAACCTCTTCAAACATTTTGCCCAGATCACCCATATTCAGCCCTTCAAACATTATAGCTCCTCATGCACAGATGCGATAGTATTGCTCTCTTCATTCATTAACACAACAGTTGGCTTATAGTTTTCTAACTCTTCTTCACTATACGAAGCATAAGCAACAATAATTATTTTATCGCCGGGATGTGCTTTTCGGGCTGCTGCACCATTTAAACATATATCGCCTTTACCTCGCTCACCGCGTATAATATAGGTGCTAAAACGCTCACCATTATTGATATTTAATATTTCAACTTTTTGCCCAATACGCATTTTTGCAGCATCAAGCAAATCTTCATCAATAGTTATAGAGCCAACATAATTCAAGTTGGCATCTGTAACTGTTGCACGGTGAATTTTTGAATAGAGCATTTCGATCTGCATTGTTAACTTGCTCCGGTCATCTTCATCATCTGTTCAGGGGAGATAGGATCATCCCACGCTCCAGACTCAATTACAAAGTCCTCAACTACTTTACCACCAATAATATGTTCATCAATAATTCTATCAATCTTTTCTTTTGTAAGACCAGCATACATGACATGACCTGGTTCAACTAGCATAACAGGTCCATACTGACATCTGTTCAAACAACCTGTTCTAACAGGCTGAACAGTTCCTATAATTCCTTTCTCCATCAATCTTTGTGCAAGATATTGAAAAATGTCCCGTGTCTCATTTGTAACACAGCTTGGTCTAGGCATCCCTGGAGGAGATGACTGTTCACATTTAAATATATAAAATGCAGGTTGTGGAATTCCCATGTAACCATCCTTATTTCAGATAAATTTTGTCCTAATTATAATGTTTGTCTCTTAACATTTTATTACATCGTAATTTTAGCAGAATATACAAAAAAAGATAAGATAAATAGTTGCTTAATCATAATTTGATGACAAAATAGTCTATTTTTTCATACTTTTATTTAAGATTCAAAATTTCTCTTATTACTTCTCTGTCATCAAAAGGGATCTTTGTCCCATTGATCTCTTGAAATGCCTCATCTCCCTTGCCTAAAACAAGTAACACTTCTCCATCTTCAAGCTCATCTATAGCTTTTTTAATAGCCTCTTTTCTATCAACTATTTTTTCAATCTTATCTTTTTCTTTAATTCCTTCAGCAATTTCATCTATAATTTTTGCTGGATCTTCGCTTCTAGGATTATCACTTGTTATATATACTTTTTTAGCTATAGATGCTGCTGCACGTCCCATAGCAGGGCGTTTGCTTCTATCTCTATCGCCTCCAGCACCAAATACTACACGTACCTCTTTCTCTTTTAATGAATCAAGAACTTGTTTTATGCCATCTTCTGTATGAGCAAAATCTACAATTATAAGAGGTTTTTCACTTACTGTCTCCATACGCCCGGAAACACCACCAAAATTTTCTGCTGCTTCACAAATTTCACCAAGATCTTCATCTGTCAAAATATGTACTGCTGCTATAGCTGCTGTTATGTTATAAAGGTTAAAAAATCCTTGAAGTGTAGTTTCAAATGGTACAACTGTCTCAAAATGTTTTAAAACTCCGCTGACTCCTCCACCTAGAGTATATGCCATTATTTTATATGTTGCAGGGTTTTCAATACCATAACTAAAACTGTTTTGTATATTAAAATGTAAAATATCTTCATCACGATTTATAAGTTTTTTACCACTATCTTGAAAAAAACTGCTTTTTACAGCACGATACTCTTCTAAAGTTTTGTGATAGTCTAAATGATCACTTGTAACATTTGTATGTATTTTTAAAGCAAACTCTATGCCTTCTATGCGATTTTGATCAATTGCATGTGAACTGACTTCCATTACAAAAAATTCACATAGCGATTTTTTTGCTTCAAACATATGATATATAGTTGCCAAAGAAGGAGGAGTAGTCAAAGACTTATCTTCTATCTTTTTATCGTTTATAAAAAGTCCTCTTGTTCCTTGAAGTGCAGTTTTATACCCCAAGTCAAGCAAAATTGAGTAAATAGCTGCTGCTGTAGTTGTTTTGCCATTTGTACCAGTTATTCCAACTACATCTAAACTGTTTAACCCTAACTTTTCTATTAACTCTTTTGGGGTTATAAGTTTGGCATTTTTTGATGTCGCTTCTTCAATATAACTTTTATTAAGTTTGGTAACAAGAAAATGTTTATCTTTATCTGCTTCACGACTATCATCAGTGACAATGCCGATATCACCACCGAAATCGACTGTCACTATAAATCCTTCATCTTCTTAATTAAATCTTGTAATTTTTCTTCACCAGGATATGCCAATGCTACACCTTCTATGTATCTCATTGCCATATCGTTAAATCCGTTATTTACAAGTTGTTGTAAAAA from Hydrogenimonas thermophila encodes the following:
- a CDS encoding arginyltransferase — translated: MNLEQNSEHSIDFCMLDYKCSYLPDQNTRMYYRYMRQASKELVTALIKRGWRRFGCYFFHPICAKCNECKSLRIDAENFKLSRSQKRVIKKNSDTYIYIRKPGMTKEHLDLYDRFHKYKSEISDWKYTPINSQHYYENFVDGSHNYGKEVLYFIDDKLVGVDLIDIVDDGISSIYFYYDPEYSKYSLGTYSLLMQIEIAKRLRLKWIYLGYWVDGCKSFAYKMNFKPMQILDGFPTLSQEPEWREI
- the tkt gene encoding transketolase, producing the protein MDNQMMKKMTNTIRFLAADMVQNANSGHPGAPMGLADVAVVLSKHLKHNPKNPKWINRDRLVFSGGHATGLIYSLLHLWGYDISLDDLKQFRQLGSKTPGHPEYGHTPGVEITTGPLGQGVANAVGFAMASKYCANLVNSETAKIIDHNVYCLCGDGDLQEGISYEACSIAGHLKLDNLIMIYDSNNITIEGDTSLAWSEDVKLRFEAQGWEVLEVDGHDYTKIDEAIEKAKKADKPVLIIADTVIAKGACEMEGDHNSHGAPLGEDLIARAKKEAGFDPDKKFYIPDDVLVRFRCAVEEGELAEKEWNHLLKQAPYIEQNEALERLLNPDFDAIEWPEFEAGSEVATRDSNGKILNAIAKAIPGFLGGSADLAPSNKTELKGMGDFPKGKNIHFGIREHAMAAITNGIAAYGPLLPFSATFFVFSDYLKPSARIAALSGLQHFFVWTHDSIGVGEDGPTHQPIEHLSQFRALPGFYTFRPADATENVACWKAALKLKAPSAFVCSRQKLKVLKGEDDIAFGSAEKGGYLIKKRENATITLIATGSEVMLALQAGCHLEEQGIMANVVSVPCYELFVEQGAEYIDAVIDPNTKVLAIEAAAGNEWYRFADDVLCMNSFGASGKAGDLFEHFGFTIPNVVERVKALLG
- a CDS encoding polyprenyl synthetase family protein, with the protein product MQKFESYLTTHLPEAPSFHPTFNEALKAMLLAGGKRFRPQLLLAVVDAYEPMICESAYPVAMALEMLHTYSLIHDDLPVMDDADLRRGEPTLHKRYDEVTAVLVGDALNTHAFYMIATAPLHNDVKVALIKELSYSGGIGGMVLGQAIDCYFEGEKLAAEQIDFLHEYKTGRLIAASLKMGAIIAGLDEKEQEELFKFGLDLGLLFQIQDDIIDVTQSSCEAGKTTGNDEDKNSYINHFGLEGSLKRADNLAEKIKEQMANFDLHLKDKLEPILNQYLNRHKG
- a CDS encoding (2Fe-2S) ferredoxin domain-containing protein, whose amino-acid sequence is MGIPQPAFYIFKCEQSSPPGMPRPSCVTNETRDIFQYLAQRLMEKGIIGTVQPVRTGCLNRCQYGPVMLVEPGHVMYAGLTKEKIDRIIDEHIIGGKVVEDFVIESGAWDDPISPEQMMKMTGAS
- a CDS encoding PDZ domain-containing protein, encoding MKIWLLLIFFLYSFPTLIFANECKRFFPGSLKVIDGYPTFAVAKDRFISLKCPNNKKIIAYDRFKGLCLFQDTTKKPFYLAKHRTNFFFCQSDKPKSVTILSYPSSIYPGLIKESVKKRGALFGECCHLAGVVDINGEWYDVTSIKKLLKKDTKHSDIGIRFSVNEKYTVVKRVDPFVNSPLLPGDKVIKINKIKNPTLKQVRDRVDSCKVGRKIFIEVKRNKRLLSYRVNCFKRVGGGKVSDTFLEHLGIWFDKNLVITNIDKSGAGYKSGLRKGDKLLKIDESLVYKQVDVQKVMSNYAVKKSMPNSMLWERDGFQFFLSTTSI
- the panD gene encoding aspartate 1-decarboxylase; this translates as MQIEMLYSKIHRATVTDANLNYVGSITIDEDLLDAAKMRIGQKVEILNINNGERFSTYIIRGERGKGDICLNGAAARKAHPGDKIIIVAYASYSEEELENYKPTVVLMNEESNTIASVHEEL
- a CDS encoding UDP-N-acetylmuramoyl-L-alanyl-D-glutamate--2,6-diaminopimelate ligase, with protein sequence MTVDFGGDIGIVTDDSREADKDKHFLVTKLNKSYIEEATSKNAKLITPKELIEKLGLNSLDVVGITGTNGKTTTAAAIYSILLDLGYKTALQGTRGLFINDKKIEDKSLTTPPSLATIYHMFEAKKSLCEFFVMEVSSHAIDQNRIEGIEFALKIHTNVTSDHLDYHKTLEEYRAVKSSFFQDSGKKLINRDEDILHFNIQNSFSYGIENPATYKIMAYTLGGGVSGVLKHFETVVPFETTLQGFFNLYNITAAIAAVHILTDEDLGEICEAAENFGGVSGRMETVSEKPLIIVDFAHTEDGIKQVLDSLKEKEVRVVFGAGGDRDRSKRPAMGRAAASIAKKVYITSDNPRSEDPAKIIDEIAEGIKEKDKIEKIVDRKEAIKKAIDELEDGEVLLVLGKGDEAFQEINGTKIPFDDREVIREILNLK
- a CDS encoding YbaB/EbfC family nucleoid-associated protein; translation: MFEGLNMGDLGKMFEEVQKKAKEIEEKNESIELTAKSGGGLIKVTANGKGEVIDLEIDDSLLEDKESLQILLISALNDLFKMVEDNKKSAALSMLGGGFNPFAGGGNSQN
- a CDS encoding YaaA family protein yields the protein MTILFAPSEGKKSGGTLPPIDKDAFCFPNLYSYREEVIKKYNNFLHNASNEELKKLFGVKDEKLIEHYKTDIFALNSIKAVERYDGVAYSYLGYENLSEKAKQYIDNNLIIFSNLFGPICAKDRVPEYKLKQAEKIGEFAPEKFYKEHFSSELDLYLEKNGPIVDLRAGFYDKFYKIKAPYITMKFLKNGKTVSHWAKAYRGIILKEMAKYSIMDEHSLLAMDIENLSIVEIKEIKNKKEIVYEILS
- a CDS encoding c-type cytochrome, producing the protein MRNLGKLLVLTACSTLLLNASDGASIAQKYGCMGCHAIIGKKNAPAFRGVANRNLRFNGSNAKASIINSIKNGSKGKYPNFTNSVMPPFPNISDDELNTLADWILSQAGRRGQGQGMGRGQGGGRGMSY